In Rhodamnia argentea isolate NSW1041297 chromosome 5, ASM2092103v1, whole genome shotgun sequence, the DNA window tctcctcatTGCGGATGCTTGTGCATCTGGTAATGCACTGAAGTATGCACTTTTATCATGGGCAGACAGAAAAGGGTGTTAAAACctgttatttgtttttttcatcTAGTAAGATTTAAGGAATCAAAGTGATAAAAGTGAATAAGTTCTCATAGGCAATATTTTGGGTTCCCAAAAAGTGTCAGCAACTAAAGTCCTGGATACAAGTCAACGGTGAACAACAAACTGACATCCCCTCCATGAAACCAAGCAACGTGTCTTCCCAAGTTCAGACGTGCGTCCCACACTCTTCGCTCTTCATATACTCCATCCAGCCAACTCATACAAACCTCCAAGAGCCACAATGGCAATCGGAACCGCCCGCCCGTCTGCCCTGTCTCCTAATACAAGAAATCCCATTATCGAATCACCGCAACCACAATCCCCCGAACCATTATCTATGCCGTCGCCACCACCGACTCGCTCACCACGAATGGTCCCTGCTGCGCCTCGAATAGTCTCACCCTTTTCTGACCACATATCACCCATTAGATCACCTCCTATATCCCTTGAGCAACCATCAAACAAGAAAAGCCGCTCAAAATCTTCCAAGATCTTCCGCCGCTTGCGTTCGGTGTTCAAGTCATTTCCAATCATCAACCCCACGTGTAAAATCCCAGTTTCTCTTCACGGAAGCCGTGCACCTGAGGCACACGTCAATGGAGGGACACGCATGACTGGTACCCTTTTCGGGCACCGGAAGACGCGGATTAATCTTGCCATCCAAGATAACCCAAGGAGCATTCCAATCCTCGTACTCGAGCTTGCAATACCAACAGGGAAGCTTCTTCAGGATATGGGAACGGGTCTCACGAGGATAGCATTAGAGTGCGAAAAACAACCATCTGGTAAGACAAAGCTAATCCACGAGCCAATATGGACAATGTATTGCAACGGCCGGAAGGTAGGTTATGCTGTGAAGAGGGAGCCATCCGAAGATGATCTAAGCGTCATGCAGACATTGCATGCGGTTTCAATGGGAGCTGGGGTGCTTCCGACCGAGGTCTCGGATCCCCCAGATGGCGATCTGACCTACATGAGAGCACAATTTGAGCGAGTGGTCGGTTCTAAGGATTCTGAAACATTTTACATGATGAACCCGGATGGCAATAATGGACCAGAACTTAGCATCTTCTTTGTCAGGATATAAGTACTCGCCAGAGACTATGGACCTTGAAATAGATGGaaagtcttcttcttcttcttttttttgtcagtttGGTGTAAGTCGTGATAGATACATGGCCAACATTAATTGTATAGAGCAAAGGGGAGGCAGAAGTAACTGCAAAGCATCGTGTAGTTTTTTACTGTTCTATCATTTCCAGTCCGATACGTCTGCTTGTGAAATTTATATAAGATTTGAGCCAGTCTCTACGTTCCGAAGCCTGACTAGCCATTTTGATGAAACTAAAAATTTATCAACAAACATACATTACTCGACTAGTAGGTTGCTCAATCATTGTTAATTGCCTCccatttattttcaattctcTGTATAATTATCGGATAAGAACTAACTCGTTTACATGAGAGACGTGTCACTTATTGCTAGCAATGTAAAGCCAAACGAATAGTTAGTTTGGGTCATCTTCCAGAATTACAAGCGGCTGAGTATTCGAGTTATTCTATTCCAGAATCAGAAAGAGTAGTGATCCAGTGAACATCCCTTAGCCGTTTCTTTTCAGAAGGTGCTTGAACGAGCGGAAGAGCATCGCGGTGAAAAAGGACCTGCAATTGTTCCTCTTTTTCAAACATGAACAGGAGTCCAACCCCGCTAATGCTTAGGACTGAATGGCTAAGCCTCTCATCAATAGAAAGTGATCCACACCATCTGGTAGATTACACGTACGATCTGCAGTATCTGCGTTTCATCGAAGAGCAATTAGCGGCAAAACACCAACTCATTCGATGTCAGTCGCAACCATGTTTTGCGCATCTGACTATGTCACTATTAACGAAGTACCCAGTGCTCCGCTGGATTCACATATAGCTGAATTCAAGAACCCAAAGCAATTGGCAGAGGGAAAAGTTTGAACCAGTTCATACTTCGAGtggtttgaaaagtaatttaccAACAAAAGTCACCGGGTTGGATGGAAATACCATGCAAGCACGAGGGGAACTTTGTAAAGTCTGGATCAGTCTTGTGCCGGTATGCAATCCATCTGCAAATGAACCAATAACATATAAAGATGCCTTCAAATGGTATTGAAAAACAAATAGGAGATAAATAATTGCACCCTCAACAGAAAATGATCTTTAGCTCCAGAATATTATATCAACATTTATTTCCCAAGAGAAAGCACACTGGCAACTCTGGCTTGAGCATTTCATTTATAACTGTCGCATATTGCAACCACAGAAGCCACTAGCTTCTTTAAGAAGCTAAATTTTATGAAAGGACATGACATTTTATAACTTCACACAAAACTCACTCTTCTATTTACACCACACTGTAAACAACTGAAAGAAGCATGAGATGGAACATGTAATAACTTTAAGTGTCAAAAGATTAGGACCTACACGTACTAAATTACCTTATTGTCTGCCAAAGACGACAAACATCATTTTCCTTGGCCCACTCAATTAAATAAGCAGTTTTGTCACCTCCAAAAACCTAGGTTTTGGTGTTGTTCTAAGACAGAAAGCATCTTCCCTGCATATAAACTCTCTATTATCCAGCTCATTGTCTGCATTAAGAGCTAGTGTCAATGTGAGAGCCCgaaacaggaaaaaagaaataaatggaaaTATCCAGTATACAGATCTTGCGAGAGTGTAATTACTGGATGTCCAGAATGGAGTATTGTTTTGAATAAATACTCAGCCTCGCAGTATGCAGCCATACACCCGTACGAGGAGGCTATCTTTACTTTTTAGATACTGGAAGTGAGAATGATCAACCTCTAAGCACCCTAAGGATATACACAAGAAACCAGAATCAAAGAGCTGATTACAAAGAGAATGCTAACCAATATCGGTATCTTTCTCTCCAAAGCACACTGCCTTAAGTGACGAGATGGCCTACTCTCGTATTCTGTCACGATAATTCCCATGGATACCTTCCCATGATGAAGACAATGGACCAACTGTTGGAGGGTCTTGTATGCCACCCCACCTCCTCGCTGCACAACACGAGGGCACAGTCAAACTCACAACTCATCATTCAGAACACGAAAAATCAGAGTATTACCAAGCGTTAAGGAAGCTCATGCAGCAACACTACATGAAGTCAGCTGCAATTTAGGAAAAGCACAACTATCCCTTGTAAAGGTGTCAATGCTAGCATCCTAATCATTCTGTACCACAAAAAGAGAGGAGTCGTGGAAGGAAGGTGCCATCTTTACGTGAGCATGCTTCGAAAGCCCTTGTTAGCTTCACAGTGATTAATATATAAGTAACCCTTAGGAAGGTTAAAGGGATCCAGCATTTTAGGTGTATGGGACTTGGTAGAGTAGATTAAAATTCATACTTCACAAGCTGGCTGAAATTTCTTGATGCTTTAGAATTGTACTGTAACATACTTATCTAGTACATTTTGGCTAACAGTACTGATTAAGACACAGGATACATGACAGGACCTCTCATGGTGTGAAAGATAGGCTTAGTTGATCTGTCTTCAGAAGCTAAGTATACTTCCGCATGCGAGTACATAAAGGCTGGTGGCCTGTCCAAACCCTAGAAAATTTCATCTCTCTTAATgattttctttgccaatttaaAGACAGGAGCAAGCCAAAACacgtcttcttctctcttatttAATGAGAGAGACATAAAATTTTGATATGTAACAACCCAAGATATCTGAGCTTTTAACATCAAATTTACTTGTAAACAGAGAAGTACGTTACCTTGATTACTTCAGAAAATTTGTTACAGAAACTTTTCTTTCCATGTAACATTATCCCTACTTGCCCAAAGATAGATCCGCTGTTAGAGTGTGGCAATGACTTTCCGATAGGGATAAACATTGCATCGACTTGATTTGAGACGATCATATATCTGTGAAAAAAAGAGTTGACAGAAATGTCtccaattcaatcattccgAATAAGATGATTAATGGGCTAATTGGAAAATAAAGCCACACTAAACAAGGTAGGGAAGAGCGGGCAACTGATGACAAAGAATTCTTTTTGGTTGTACTATCCTCCGGCATCCTTAATTCAGATTAATTCTATTTAGTAATGGCACACGagataattgttttttttgggtaaggaaacGAGGGGGGTCAAGAGCACACGAGACAATTGTTTATTAgtttacaagttgaagaaatacaaaaagttgCCACTCATAAAAGTTATAACTTAATTGAACAAAGTTTTTGAAATTGTTCGTGGAAAAGAAAGGAGCAGATTTGGTGATGTATAAGGCTTAAAATTATCAGTCAAAGATGACGATCTACAAAGAAAAAGTAACATTGATGTAATCTCCAAAACTGAAAGGAGCAGCTGATCTTAATCATTTATGACGAATGAGAGAGATTTCGATAAAGCATTAGAATCTCCTCATCTCCAGTAGAAAAGCCTTAAAAAGACAAGGGAATTGTTTTGAAGAAAGATTGAGCACTTGGATATTGTGAAGACGACTTAAAAGATCCACAAAGACAACTAAGTTTGGTGGGAAAATGCTTGGTCATTGCTGTTGTGATAGCAAGCACATGAAAATGTGTACAGTTGCTCTAACTCTCCCACTAACACATAGAATAGAGAAAGACAGGTGAATTAGTGCCATTCACTGTGCTAAATGAGCAACTTACTTATCAGGTAACACGAGAGAACCCGCACTGATTGATTCGGTAATCCAAGCGACTTTAAGAATAAAGGCCCGAATTGCGCATCCATACAAGAACTTGGCCGTCTTCAACTGGGAAAAACAAGAATTTGTTTTAGTATTATAATATCATGTCAGACATACTTCCACCAAGCCAGAGCTCTGCTTAAATTCACAGCATCAAAAGGCATCATCTAGTTTTAGACTATATAGCAAGCATATCAACCCGAAGAGGGATAGGGATGAATTGAATAGAGAATTGGGTGAAGGAATTTACTTGATGTAAAATTAGTGCACAATTAAGTTTTTCTCAACAGAATTGCAGACAGAAATATAATTTGTCACAAAATAATATTGCAGAATGAATAATGATCCTTGTATTGTAAATTAAGTGCCCCTTAAATAAACAAAGAGAATGTATACTTCCTGTATGCTTCGGCTTATCTTCAAGTGAGATGTGGCTTtacatgttaaaaaaaacatTGATGTAGATTCAAAATCTACAcctcaaatcaaatcaattaacaaaatacACGCATAAATGACACTTGACAAGAAAACTTTTTGCAAacttagaaaataatttatccACGTAAGCATCCAAATAATCATATTAAATGGCTAACCAACAGCCTTTGCTAACTAACAGACACTTGCAACGTGGTTACCCCTCTAAAAAATAAAGAGTTAGATTTAGCCACGTTAATTCTTGGAGAAAAATACCTTTCTCGGAGATATGACGAAAGGTCGCTGCTCGGATAGAACCATTGAACTTCCCTTCCCCCTTAAATTCACGGGCGGAATATCCAGGAGAACCTCGCCTCCATGTTTCTGAATCAACctttcaatttccttttctttgcggGTTGAAAACCCAGTAAGGAAGAATTCCATCTTGTGAAAAATTAGTGGCTGCTCAGCCATGAAACTAGTGCGATGTTTTGCACCTTGACGTCGACATTCTAACTGAGACTTGCAGTATCTCAACCTCTTCCATGATCCTGTGGTTGAGCCAGTTGGTGCTGACAAACATGAACTCATTAGATGCCCCAAAGATTAATCAAAGCGGTGAATAGAAAGAACTTAAAATGCTCATCTAGGTCTTACAATTTTGGTGCAAGGATCCGCGTGTACTCTTATCCACCTGAAGCTGCAAATGAACTTCTGATGAGAAACTTACACGTTTTCTACCAGATACATGATTATTTTTGTCCTGGCGAATATTAGCAGCATTTAGTGGTATTTTTTGCAAACAATCCCCTGCAAGTCGATGGGAATCCATGTTATGTCGCCATTTTTTATCATCTGATAGCAGAAGCAACTTTCTTTTCCCCAGCAAATGAACCTGCAATGCTGCTGCATTCTTTGCTGGTTGAACAGAAATACTCCTATGGAATGCCACTTTTTCAGCTGGATGTTTAGTGactggaacaggttcctcaccACAAACCATAGCAGGGATATCATATCCGGATTTTGGTGATTTCAGTCCTACAGAATTTCGCCAATTATATTTTTGAGTGAAATTAGTATCAGGGTATGAGGATGTGATTTCCCTCTTGCATTTCGAGAATAGCAATAAATTACAGCGCCCATGTCCATTCTCCAACTTGGCTTCATTGCTTGATAAGATTACACTATAATTCTTTAAAGAGGATAGCCGTCTTCTTGCTGACTTCTGAAAACCTTCTTTTGGTTCAGAGGTGACTCCTGCATTCTGATTGTCAGCCTTAGATTTTGGGTCGGAGGTTTCATTGGGGTTTGCCGACCCAAGTTCTGAAGCCAAGTCAATGAATTTCTCACCATCAATCTCAATGCAATTCTGACTGGGTTCTTGATGTAATCCATGGTTTTCTGTGGAAATACTGCAAGGAACAAAGGAACAAAGAGGATCTGCTGACAATAAACTTGAAGACCTCACAATTTCTTGAGAGAAAGTTATGCCCTCGTTGACTTCGTCACATGAACCTTCAAAAGCCATCTTTAACTGTGGAGCTTTCTGGGTACTGATTCCAATTTGCACAACAGAATTTTCATCAGGCGCAGTATCTGCTGATTCTGAGAGAAAGCTTGTCTCGTGAACAAAAAACTTGGCAATGCTTCTagttcttgtgcttttctctTTCAACTCCACAGGAACTTCTATGTCCTTataaaaattttttggacaaggCAACAAACAAAGGAGAAAAGGCACCATATCAGAAAACTGACTGGAAAATTTTACAGAACCAAGAACTAGTATGATAAGAACAACAAAGATACAGAACAATATCACCCAGGGAAAGAAACAAACGTTAATATCTGTTGAAAACTTTCAAAGTAGATGATTGAATATGGACATCATCACTAGAGAGTTACTGAAGGACTGGAAGCTAAGGCGGCCATAGCATAAGGCTATTACTTTCACAGGGAATGAAAGGTTTGAGAAGCACtagtaagaaaggaaaaatatgttTCTTCAAATCAGTAAGGTCACAAAGGAGCACAAACACCACATTCCTGTTGTGGCAACGAACATTGACACAACCTTTGGTCATTTCAGAGGTGATCAAGCAGTGACAGAGTACAGACTGCATGGATATCCTATCAAAAGCCCGGTGAACAGGAAAATTTATAATACCTTCGTGGCCCAACCACCTAACCAACGGCTCTGGAATCTTTCTTCAGTTAGATATACTTGTCTATATTCCACTGCAGGTACAGCAACATAAGTAAGTTTAAGATGAGGCTAGAGGGTCATGGAAAGAGGAGATACTAGCTCGCCAATGTTACCAGGACACTGAGAGATATTGTGGACAAATGATTCCGCTTGTCGTTCACATAATGCATTCTCCACCATATCAGAACCAACCTTCCACATGGAATAGCATTTCGGTTATCTAGCGATACCAATTAGAAGGTTGAACCATCTCTTTATTCTCTTTAAAGATGATAATTGAAGGTTTCAGAAGTTAGCATGAGTAAAACAGAGGGAGATAAATGACACCCTTACCTTCTCCACAGTCAAAACAAATGATTCTTTCAGAGCTGGCTGATGCAGCATGTCAACATGACTTGCCACATTGAAGTTGGGTGAACCCCAATCTTTATCACCAAAAGTGCTTTTTCTGCACTCATATGGGGAGTATCCTAATAAAGACTCACTTTCTGGTTGTTTATCAAGACCTAAAACATCATGAGCATGACTCTGTGCATTCATCTTATTGAAATCAATTCTTGTCTCCTCTGTTGGGGAACCGTTGTCACAAGGAATTTGAGATGATGGAGTTTCTTTGACTTGAGAAATGTCAAAATCACTAATACCTTGTTCATTATAGTCAATGGAAGACAGCCCTACatcttcaaaagcatctaaCATAGCAATATCATCGAAGTCTAAATCCTCTTCAGTCCTCTTGATCACAGAATCAGACACCTCTTCCGATCCCTTTAAGCGTGCTTCCTTCACCCGAAGAGCAACCTCCACAACAGCTGCTGCAGGTATAGATTTTAAAGCTGATTCACACTCTACCAATTCATGTATAGCCATAGCTTCGGATGCAGCAATTGAGAGCTCAACTGCCGCATTAACATCTGCATCTTTGAGGTGTCTTCTCAAGTTCTCTCCATACACCCTTGCTCTAACCTTCTCAACAGGTTGAGATGCAATTTCAACTCGTTGAATCTGCGCACCTTTTGAAGACTGAAGCCCTGCCAGAGATGCGTTAGATTCTTGGCTTTTGGTACACTGTGACTGTGAGCCACTGTTGTACGAGAAACGTAGGTGAAAATGAAGCACCTGCAAGGTAGAAAACATACATTATGTGAAAAACCTTATATATACTTGGAGGCTTCACTGCGACCAAAGTTTTACTTCTAAATAGTTAAAGAATGAGCGAACTTACTTTTCCAGGAGACTGAGCATAGCTCGTTGGCGAACCATCTTCCCCCGACAAGAATGGCGACCCATCTTCCCCTGACAAGAACAAACGGCAGCCGGTGTATCCGCCGCCGTCCTTTGACGATAATTCCAAACGCTTGTCTTCACCGACATTTTCTCGGGAAAGGGCCGCGCTCTGCTTAAAAGAACGCTTCAACTAATTTCGTGATTGATCGAGGAACTAGCGGAAACGAAAAAACTAGGGCTGCTCTAATCATGAAACAGACCTCTAACGGTTGCGCCACGGGATACTCCGATTGACTTTGCTGCAGCCAATCCGGTAACCAAGCAAGATCCTGCAATCGAAATCGAAAGGAACGATCGACCGATCAAATCGTAACGAATGGAAGAATCTGCACAAAGAAAAGGACGAAATCAGAGGAGAGACAAGCTACCTCGGAGAACTGAGGATGGCGAAACCCTAGACTTGCCATCGAGCTGCGGCGACTGTTTGGAGGAGAGAAGCAAAAGCagtaacgagagagagagagagacttggcGCCAAGCAGGAATTCGTATTGACCACAATTTGATTTCCCCGCgacaaattaaaaagtcaaCCGAAAAATTATTCAGCTTTCTTGCGTATCTTGATGAGGCCCGATTTATATGTGAATGCACGGGGACAGATTTATATGTTATGAAAATTTCAGATATTTcgtatagaaaaataaaaatttaaaaagtctggtccctaaatttgaaaatgcaagAGCCAAATGTATAAATAACCATTCCAAACAactttaaaacttttaaaaaatgcaattaaattggtgaaatcaaatcttaaaacttgtcaattcGTCTGATAGAAAATGCTGATGTAGCATAATTATTTTCCCTCTCATATGTGGCTTTTTTAAATTGCTTTATTTTCTTACATgtctttttcattattatttcatgcattaaattttatttaaattaggtaaataaatatataaaatggtaaaattttatttagaaaaaaaatgaaaataagagagagaaagagaatggTAGGGGACTCGTGGGTGTTGTCGCCGCCGCTGCCATTCCTCCTTATCACTGCAGGGGCCGGTAGAAGTCGCTAGCCTTGGGCGAGGGTAGCAGGCATAGCCCAGGTCCGGGTGAGGCAAACGTAGGTAGGCCTCGCCGGCCCGAGCGAGCCGCCCATCCTTGCCGAGGGCCGGCTATGAGAAGTGGTGGGTGGGGGGGCGCCCACCGGGCCTCTGCTGttctccgtttttttttttcttttccttccaattttgggtttgttagccttttataatttttaatctaCTTTGAACAAATTTgtagaagaaaataataaaaatgccacataagaaaagaaaataattttaaaaagccacctaggagagagaaattaatttgaaaattgctacgttagcatttTCCGTCGCCtaattggatggagttaataTAAGGATTCAACTaagtcaatttgacaaattttaagacttgattgcattttttaaaaagtttaggactcaattacactttcgcaCGAGTTTTATGACTTCCAGTGAACTTATCTCTACTTTTGACTCTTCATTTCTTTCCTACATTTGGGAAACCTCGCATTTTGGCTTAAAATTACCGAAACCTGTAAAACATTTCAAAATATTCCAATAGTGACAAGTAGAATAGTGTATGAACTTTTCAAACCTTCAAGATTTTAACTAAGTAGTACGAAAGGGCAGGCAAACAGAACGGCACATACCTTTTGAGAACATGGGTAGTCAATGCTTATAGTGCAATTTATCAAAGTCATTTAGATCTCGAAGGAGAATTATTCACATGCACCTGATTCACATTTCGTCTATATCATGTAGATCTCTCGTGGGCTGACATTGTTCGAGGGTGAAGACGACGGTGCTTACATGCAGCAGGTGAATAAAAGAACCGGCCGACTGGTTTCAACTACACATCTACTCAGTAGAATACTTGCAGTAAGAAAACATTACTTGCCCTTTCCTTTTTGAATAAACCGAGTTGCATTTACAGTATAAAAGAAGAGCCCTCAACAAAACAGAGCTTAGAGTTCTCCCAAGAAACTCCGATTCTCACATTCACGATGTGGCCTCGGGCTGATCACTAGAAGCAGCTTGAATCTGCGAAACTTCCGGGGCAGACATTTCTGGTTGTGTCGCTACCGCAGATTCGATTTGGCTTGGCACCGACGCTTGGATGATTTCTGGCGGTCTGAATTTGTCGATGTAGTAACTTAGAGCTGGCCCGGAGTACACGGCCGTTGGCACCTGGGGTTCGTTCTTGCTGACCTGGAGGAGTACTGCCGAAGCGGCGGCTATGGAAATGAGAGCGAGACCCGCAGCAACTGCTACCGTGTTTTCAGCTCCATCGGCAGATGAACCTGCAGTTCCCGAGCTTATCGCACTTTCCGCTATGTAAATTGCAGGCTGATGCATTACAaagacatggagagagagaagttcaGTTATTCACCTAAACAGGCGACATAAGGCAGAACggaaagaaaattaccaaacaaagaAACAGAAAGAATAGGCAAGTATGAATCGAAGTTGAAGGAGGTGGCGATAAGAGAATAGGCGGGGCTCTAGCTTAGGATGCTAATAATCTTTTGCATAATTCAAAATTTGGAGAAGAACCTACATCTTTACTAATGGTCCGAGAAACTAGACATGATAAATAATCTCAGGGAATCACAGCTGGTTGTGTTTATCTGGTTCTTATAGGTTTAAATTTGCTCTGCAAAAGAAATGGAACAGACTTTGTTTCATAACGTTCATTTCAAAAACGGTTCAAACAGGAGAAGTAGAATACCAGTGACCAGATGGATGTCACTCAATGGCACTTAAATGTCAAGAAGttggtaagagagagagaaaaaatgagaagCATGGAACAGATCATCATAGATCGAAATCCCATTGACTGATTTGTT includes these proteins:
- the LOC115743779 gene encoding protein MIZU-KUSSEI 1 → MAIGTARPSALSPNTRNPIIESPQPQSPEPLSMPSPPPTRSPRMVPAAPRIVSPFSDHISPIRSPPISLEQPSNKKSRSKSSKIFRRLRSVFKSFPIINPTCKIPVSLHGSRAPEAHVNGGTRMTGTLFGHRKTRINLAIQDNPRSIPILVLELAIPTGKLLQDMGTGLTRIALECEKQPSGKTKLIHEPIWTMYCNGRKVGYAVKREPSEDDLSVMQTLHAVSMGAGVLPTEVSDPPDGDLTYMRAQFERVVGSKDSETFYMMNPDGNNGPELSIFFVRI